The following coding sequences lie in one Arachis hypogaea cultivar Tifrunner chromosome 9, arahy.Tifrunner.gnm2.J5K5, whole genome shotgun sequence genomic window:
- the LOC112709310 gene encoding uncharacterized protein yields MTRHTSHTFDIDTELIVRLLQMIDEHNVIAKSFRRVREFHEYHPSEVYFLRLFCQRRSDRRVYNFPSCDEIAALIVGDFDSSDQGRDIILRSVDGQLRRIYETHPLYWPLQYPLLFPYGEDGFEKNIPYRGVQNINIRGRRTKVSLREFICFRLQMREIEESIIHKSRRLFQQFIVDSFSMVESQRLYEIRQKQNTIRGEFLNGIEEAMQRGDIETSSIGTRVILPSSFTGGKRYMFNNCQDAMAICKHFGYPNLFMTMTCNPNWPEFQRYTSIDGIPIADRPDISCRVFHAKLKCLLIDLKDGVFFGPLNAGMYTIEFQKRGLPHAHIVLWLDGRSRLQSTEIIDELICAELPNPTRYPQLYDVVTKFMIHGPCGQLRCNSPCMRDGRCSKFYPKRFSEQTSFDEEGYPIYRCRDLGVTYEAYGVQIDNRFVVPYNPLLLMKYRAHINLEFCNKSNVIKYLFKYVNKGPDRVTATVSNVHVGNQNTRVLDEIKEYFDCRYLSPCESVWRIFAYDIHHRWPSVQRLTFHLPN; encoded by the exons ATGACACGGCACACGAG TCATACATTTGATATAGATACAGAATTGATTGTTCGATTGCTGCAAATGATTGATGAACATAATGTTATTGCAAAGTCATTTCGAAGAGTTCGAGAATTCCATGAGTATCATCCTTCAGAAGTTTACTTTCTTAGATTATTTTGTCAAAGGAGATCTGATCGGAGAGTCTATAATTTTCCATCATGTGATGAAATAGCTGCTTTAATAGTTGGTGATTTTGATAGTTCTGATCAAGGAAGGGATATAATCCTTCGATCTGTAGATGGTCAATTGAGACGAATTTATGAAACTCACCCTTTATATTGGCCATTGCAATATCCTTTACTTTTTCCTTATGGTGAAGATGGTTTCGAAAAGAACATACCTTATAGAGGTGTTCAGAATATCAATATTCGTGGTAGAAGGACAAAAGTTTCATTGCGTGAGTTCATATGTTTTCGTTTGCAAATGAGAGAGATAGAAGAAAGTATTATTCACAAATCTAGAAGGTTGTTCCAACAATTTATTGTTGATAGTTTCTCTATGGTTGAGTCACAAAGGCTTTATGAGATAAGGCAAAAACAAAATACTATTCGCGGAGAATTTTTAAACGGAATTGAAGAAGCTATGCAGCGTGGTGATATTGAAACTTCATCAATAGGTACAAGAGTTATTTTACCTTCTTCTTTCACTGGTGGCAAAAGATACATGTTTAACAATTGTCAAGATGCAATGGCTATTTGTAAGCATTTTGGTTATCCGAATTTATTTATGACAATGACTTGCAATCCAAATTGGCCTGAATTTCAAAGATATACAAGTATTGATGGTATTCCTATTGCTGATCGTCCGGATATTTCGTGTCGAGTTTTCCATGCAAAATTGAAGTGTTTACTCATTGATTTAAAAGATGGTGTTTTCTTTGGGCCACTTAATGCAG gtATGTATACGATTGAATTCCAAAAGAGGGGACTACCACATGCACATATTGTACTTTGGCTTGATGGAAGGTCAAGATTACAATCAACTGAGATAATAGATGAACTTATATGTGCTGAGCTTCCTAATCCTACAAGATATCCTCAGCTTTATGATGTGGTAACAAAATTTATGATTCATGGTCCTTGTGGTCAACTTAGGTGTAATTCTCCATGTATGCGTGATGGTAGGTGTTCTAAATTTTATCCAAAGAGGTTTAGTGAACAAACTTCTTTTGATGAAGAAGGTTATCCTATTTACAGATGTCGTGATCTTGGTGTTACATATGAAGCTTATGGTGTTCAGATTGATAATAGATTTGTTGTCCCTTATAATCCTTTGCTTTTAATGAAGTATCGTGCTCACATCAATTTGGAGTTTTGCAATAAGTCAAATGtgattaaatatttattcaaatatgtcAACAAAGGTCCTGATCGTGTTACAGCCACAGTTAGCAATGTTCATGTTGGGAACCAAAATACTCGTGTTCTTGATGAAATTAAAGAGTATTTTGATTGTCGATATCTATCTCCGTGTGAGTCTGTATGGAGAATTTTTGCATATGATATTCATCATAGATGGCCATCTGTTCAAAGGTTAACTTTCCATTTGCCAAACTAG